In Neisseria dentiae, one DNA window encodes the following:
- a CDS encoding OmpA family protein codes for MKMLKPLTVLAAASAMVLAGCVTDPVTGQQKASKTAMYGLGGAAACGIVGALTHGGKGARNSALACGAIGAGIGGYMDYQEKKLRESLANTNVEVERQGNQIKLVMPESVTFATNSASLSGNAMDALNKAAETLVQYPDTTLTVAGHTDNTGSDAINEPLSKRRAQAVASYLNQRGVATSRLSTIGYGSRQPVASNATAEGRAKNRRVEILINPDQNAVRAAQQQQQ; via the coding sequence ATGAAAATGTTGAAACCCTTAACCGTTTTGGCTGCCGCTTCCGCCATGGTATTGGCAGGCTGCGTAACCGATCCCGTTACCGGCCAGCAGAAAGCCAGCAAAACCGCTATGTATGGCTTGGGCGGCGCGGCTGCCTGCGGCATCGTCGGCGCCCTGACCCACGGCGGCAAAGGCGCGCGCAACTCTGCGCTGGCTTGCGGTGCAATAGGCGCGGGTATCGGCGGCTATATGGATTACCAAGAGAAAAAACTGCGCGAGAGCCTGGCCAACACCAATGTTGAAGTGGAACGCCAAGGCAACCAGATCAAACTGGTGATGCCCGAAAGCGTAACTTTCGCCACCAACAGCGCCAGCCTGAGCGGCAATGCGATGGACGCGCTGAACAAAGCGGCCGAAACCCTGGTGCAATACCCCGACACCACCTTAACCGTGGCCGGCCACACCGACAACACCGGCTCCGACGCCATCAACGAGCCGCTGTCGAAACGCCGTGCGCAAGCCGTGGCTTCTTACCTGAACCAACGCGGCGTGGCCACTTCGCGCCTGAGCACCATCGGTTACGGTTCGCGCCAGCCGGTTGCGTCTAACGCCACCGCCGAAGGCCGCGCCAAAAACCGCCGCGTGGAAATCCTGATCAACCCCGACCAAAACGCCGTGCGTGCGGCGCAACAGCAGCAACAGTAA
- a CDS encoding YoaK family protein: MENQHARPAPHPRRSRKHAPPFWQADKPYLHEHNISDARFRLLGYLMAMLGGAINAGGFFAVARYTSHVTGEMSYAADMAYLGEWRLALIAFAGMVFFILGAAHSSWVILWAKRHRFRGGFGFSMWLEAVYLLLFGAVGAIVADWHSGSLPVAAMLLLCFIMGMHNTVMTVLSGGAIRSTHMTGTVTDLGIEISKMLYYHRSDNPKLPHIHTNKPKAKLLAGLLAAFLAGGLIGAWGYHSAGHYFALPVSVVLFVLGSGSVGYDVKLRLKLKLVRRLQQHARGR, translated from the coding sequence ATGGAAAACCAACACGCCCGCCCCGCGCCCCATCCGCGCCGCAGCCGCAAACACGCGCCGCCGTTCTGGCAGGCCGACAAACCCTATCTGCACGAACACAACATCAGCGATGCGCGCTTCCGCCTGCTCGGCTATCTGATGGCCATGCTGGGGGGCGCAATCAACGCGGGCGGTTTTTTTGCCGTGGCGCGCTACACCTCGCACGTTACCGGCGAAATGTCGTATGCGGCGGATATGGCATATTTGGGCGAATGGCGGCTGGCGCTGATCGCTTTTGCCGGCATGGTGTTTTTTATTTTGGGCGCAGCGCATTCGAGCTGGGTGATTCTGTGGGCGAAACGGCACCGCTTCCGCGGCGGTTTCGGTTTTTCGATGTGGCTGGAGGCGGTATATCTGCTGCTGTTCGGCGCGGTGGGCGCCATCGTGGCCGACTGGCACAGCGGCAGCCTGCCCGTTGCGGCCATGCTGCTGTTGTGTTTCATCATGGGTATGCACAACACCGTGATGACAGTGTTGTCGGGCGGTGCCATCCGCTCCACCCATATGACAGGCACGGTAACCGATTTGGGCATAGAAATTTCAAAAATGCTGTATTACCACCGCAGCGACAACCCCAAACTGCCGCACATCCACACCAACAAACCCAAAGCCAAGCTGCTGGCGGGGCTGTTGGCTGCCTTTTTGGCGGGCGGGCTGATCGGCGCGTGGGGCTACCACAGCGCCGGCCATTATTTCGCGTTGCCGGTGTCGGTGGTGCTGTTTGTGTTGGGTTCCGGCTCGGTGGGCTACGATGTGAAACTGCGCCTCAAGCTGAAGCTGGTGCGCCGTTTGCAGCAGCACGCGCGCGGCAGATAA
- the moaA gene encoding GTP 3',8-cyclase MoaA produces MLTDAFGRTVDYLRISVTDRCDLRCTYCLPKGFKGFAVPKDWLTLEELARVAAAFARLGTKRFRLTGGEPLLRKGLAGLAAEINRQPGVEDISLTTNGTQLGKHAHELRQAGVRRLNISLDSLRGDCVKDITGTDCLPQVLDGIKTAKEAGFERIKINMVPLKGVNDTDLDDMVAFCIENGFILNLIEAMPMGATGQAHAKVSLQPVLAQLQQKFNLTPFEGKIGGGPARYWQSGSGDFTLGLITPMSQHFCATCNRVRLSATGNLHLCLGQEDKVPLRPLLREGCTDAELEQAIRDAVQKKPEKHEFVENPKKIIRVMALTGG; encoded by the coding sequence ATGTTAACCGACGCATTCGGCCGCACCGTAGATTATCTGCGCATATCCGTAACCGACCGCTGCGATTTGCGCTGCACCTACTGCCTGCCCAAAGGCTTCAAAGGCTTTGCCGTGCCCAAAGATTGGTTAACGCTCGAAGAACTGGCGCGTGTGGCGGCCGCATTCGCGCGGTTGGGCACCAAGCGTTTCCGCCTCACCGGCGGCGAACCGCTGCTGCGCAAAGGCTTGGCCGGTTTGGCCGCCGAAATCAACCGCCAGCCCGGCGTCGAAGACATTTCCCTCACCACCAACGGCACGCAATTGGGCAAACACGCCCACGAGCTGCGCCAAGCGGGCGTGCGCCGCCTGAACATCAGCCTCGACAGCCTGCGCGGCGACTGCGTGAAAGACATCACCGGCACCGACTGCCTGCCCCAAGTGCTCGACGGCATCAAAACCGCCAAAGAAGCCGGTTTCGAGCGCATCAAAATCAATATGGTGCCGCTCAAAGGCGTGAACGACACCGATTTGGACGATATGGTCGCCTTCTGTATCGAAAACGGCTTTATCCTCAATTTAATCGAAGCCATGCCCATGGGCGCCACCGGCCAGGCGCATGCCAAGGTGAGCCTGCAACCCGTGTTGGCGCAATTGCAGCAGAAATTCAACCTCACGCCGTTCGAAGGCAAAATCGGCGGCGGCCCCGCGCGCTACTGGCAAAGCGGCAGCGGCGATTTCACCCTCGGCCTGATTACCCCGATGAGCCAGCACTTCTGCGCCACCTGCAACCGCGTGCGCCTTTCCGCTACCGGCAACCTGCACCTGTGTTTGGGGCAGGAAGACAAAGTGCCGCTGCGCCCGCTGTTGCGCGAAGGCTGCACCGACGCCGAGCTGGAGCAGGCCATCCGCGATGCCGTGCAGAAAAAGCCCGAAAAGCACGAATTTGTTGAAAATCCGAAAAAAATCATCCGCGTGATGGCATTAACCGGCGGCTGA
- a CDS encoding LrgB family protein translates to MMEMLAHPALLLFITVTVYWVANVLRARTGSFLCNPVVLSSATVIVYLKTVGIDYETYHEAAAFIDFWLKPAVVSLAVPLYLNWKKISSQWLPIIVSQAAGSVTGIVTGVYIAKWMGAGREVVLSLAAKSVTNPIAIEITRAIGGIPAITAATVILAGMMGQMVGFRLMSASTIKLPTSQGMSMGAASHAMGIAASLDRSRKLAAYASLGLIFNGVLTAALVPLLVPLMGV, encoded by the coding sequence GTGATGGAAATGCTCGCGCATCCGGCTTTATTGCTGTTTATCACGGTAACCGTGTATTGGGTGGCCAATGTGCTGCGCGCCCGCACGGGCAGTTTTCTGTGCAACCCCGTGGTGTTGAGTTCGGCCACGGTGATTGTTTATCTGAAAACCGTCGGCATCGACTATGAAACCTATCACGAAGCGGCCGCGTTTATCGATTTCTGGCTGAAACCGGCGGTGGTGTCGCTGGCGGTGCCGCTTTATCTCAACTGGAAAAAAATCAGCAGCCAGTGGCTGCCGATTATTGTGTCGCAGGCGGCGGGCAGCGTAACCGGCATCGTTACCGGCGTGTATATCGCCAAGTGGATGGGCGCGGGGCGCGAAGTGGTGTTGTCGCTGGCGGCCAAATCGGTTACCAACCCGATTGCCATCGAAATCACCCGCGCCATCGGCGGCATTCCCGCCATCACCGCCGCCACCGTGATTCTGGCGGGCATGATGGGGCAGATGGTCGGCTTCAGGCTGATGAGCGCCAGCACCATCAAGCTGCCCACGTCGCAGGGGATGTCGATGGGGGCGGCTTCGCACGCAATGGGTATCGCCGCATCGCTCGACCGCAGCCGCAAGCTCGCCGCCTATGCCAGCCTCGGCCTGATTTTCAACGGCGTGCTTACCGCCGCGTTGGTGCCGCTGCTGGTTCCGCTGATGGGCGTTTGA
- a CDS encoding CidA/LrgA family protein — MIRALSIIFGFLAVGEAAVHFTGIKLPGSIIGMGFLFAALHTGWVKTAWLQQMVDVLMGNLSLFLVPPCVAVMSYLDVVGRDLLSIATATLVSTFLVMFVTGKVHELMRRFW, encoded by the coding sequence ATGATTAGAGCGTTGAGCATTATTTTCGGCTTTTTGGCCGTGGGAGAGGCGGCGGTGCATTTCACCGGCATCAAGCTGCCCGGCAGCATTATCGGTATGGGTTTTTTGTTTGCCGCGCTGCATACGGGCTGGGTGAAAACCGCTTGGTTGCAGCAGATGGTGGATGTTTTGATGGGCAACCTGTCGCTGTTTCTGGTGCCGCCGTGCGTGGCGGTGATGAGCTATCTCGACGTGGTGGGGCGTGATTTGCTTTCCATCGCCACCGCCACGCTGGTGAGCACGTTTCTGGTGATGTTCGTTACCGGCAAGGTGCACGAGCTGATGCGGAGGTTTTGGTGA